A part of Chryseobacterium arthrosphaerae genomic DNA contains:
- a CDS encoding HIT family protein: MSTIFTKIINGEIPSYKIAENEDFIAFLDAMPLVKGHTLVVPKKEVDLIFDLESEEYKNLWGFAQEVAKKIKTAVPCVRVGVAVVGLEVPHAHIHLIPLNKMEDMNFRNERLKLTNEEYTEIQNSIINS, from the coding sequence ATGAGCACTATATTCACAAAAATCATCAACGGCGAAATTCCCTCATACAAAATTGCAGAAAATGAAGACTTTATAGCATTCTTAGATGCAATGCCTTTGGTGAAAGGACATACCCTGGTAGTCCCGAAAAAAGAAGTGGATCTGATTTTTGATCTTGAAAGTGAAGAATACAAAAACCTTTGGGGATTTGCCCAAGAGGTAGCCAAGAAGATCAAAACTGCAGTTCCATGTGTAAGAGTAGGAGTAGCGGTAGTAGGACTGGAGGTTCCTCATGCCCATATCCATCTGATCCCTTTGAATAAGATGGAAGACATGAATTTCAGAAATGAAAGATTAAAATTAACGAACGAAGAATATACAGAGATCCAAAACTCAATTATTAATTCTTAA
- a CDS encoding serine hydrolase domain-containing protein: protein MIYILKNLQLKSLALVLFSTGLLCSGQNREELLKIKLDSAFSTVFQANNPGGSILIQQGNKILYENSFGLADLKTKEKFTSKTVSNLGSISKTFVSYGILILQNRKKLSTDDNLLTFFPDFKNKKIASSIKLQHLLTHTSGLPDLRHVEKDSIFYLTAKDEENFKPLKFADSLKFEPGTQYEYSNPVYNGLALIIEKVSHMKWQRFISENIFKPSGMKNSTITDGSFPDKNVAHGYILKDKVYQEYDYGECPTFAAAGNGGVWSSIDDLKKYISAIQACKFTDCTSIKESQTVRKPVNWKGDKPADHTGTWFVHNGFYSDIKTEERVKVIEHAGDQGGFKSHLLMIPEKDISIIWLTNNNAFITGHIRRILLQLKYID, encoded by the coding sequence ATGATTTATATACTCAAAAATCTTCAGTTAAAATCCCTGGCTTTGGTCTTATTCAGTACAGGACTTTTGTGCTCTGGCCAAAACCGGGAGGAACTTTTAAAAATAAAACTAGACTCCGCATTTTCAACAGTTTTTCAGGCTAATAATCCAGGAGGCAGTATTCTGATCCAGCAGGGAAACAAAATCCTGTATGAAAATTCATTCGGACTGGCTGACCTTAAGACAAAAGAAAAATTCACCAGTAAGACCGTTTCAAATTTAGGTTCTATTTCCAAGACATTTGTTTCTTACGGAATTTTAATACTTCAGAATAGAAAAAAGCTCTCCACTGATGACAACCTTCTCACTTTTTTTCCGGATTTTAAAAACAAGAAAATAGCATCTTCCATTAAGCTTCAGCATCTTCTCACCCATACTTCCGGACTTCCGGATCTCAGACATGTTGAAAAAGACAGTATTTTTTATCTTACAGCAAAAGATGAAGAAAATTTTAAGCCTTTAAAATTTGCCGATTCATTAAAATTCGAGCCGGGTACCCAATATGAATATTCCAATCCCGTTTACAATGGACTGGCATTGATTATTGAAAAGGTAAGCCATATGAAATGGCAGCGCTTTATTTCAGAAAATATATTCAAACCCTCAGGAATGAAAAACAGTACCATAACTGATGGAAGCTTCCCCGACAAAAATGTAGCTCATGGTTACATCCTGAAAGACAAAGTGTACCAGGAATATGACTATGGTGAATGTCCCACATTTGCAGCGGCAGGTAACGGAGGGGTCTGGAGTTCTATTGATGATCTTAAAAAATATATCTCTGCCATTCAAGCCTGTAAGTTTACAGACTGTACAAGCATTAAAGAATCCCAGACAGTCCGTAAGCCGGTCAACTGGAAGGGTGATAAACCTGCAGACCATACGGGCACCTGGTTTGTTCATAACGGTTTTTATTCCGATATAAAAACAGAAGAACGAGTAAAAGTGATAGAGCACGCCGGAGATCAGGGAGGCTTTAAATCCCATTTACTAATGATCCCTGAAAAAGATATATCTATTATTTGGCTCACGAATAACAATGCATTTATTACCGGCCACATCAGAAGAATATTGCTTCAGCTGAAATATATTGACTAA
- the clpX gene encoding ATP-dependent Clp protease ATP-binding subunit ClpX — protein sequence MNSNQCSFCGRKRNEVQMLISGQNGFICENCIEQAHTIVKDSASKTGYAPADSMEELKKPKEIKVFLDQYVIGQDQAKKQLSIAVYNHYKRLLHAQDENREVELEKSNIIMIGETGTGKTLLAKTIARELNVPFCIVDATILTEAGYVGEDVESILSRLLMVADYDVEKAEKGIVFIDEIDKIARKSDNPSITRDVSGEGVQQGLLKLLEGSIVNVPPQGGRKHPDQKYIQVNTQNILFIAGGAFDGIKEIIERRMNKQAIGFSSEKINKTDEDEYVLTNINAIDLRSFGLIPELLGRFPIITYLDKLTKETLVRIMKEPKNSIVNQFVELFKMDGTDLVITDGAIEKIVEETIEKGLGARGLRGTTEKVLEDYMFSIGEEKEIILTEDNILINR from the coding sequence ATGAACTCAAACCAATGTTCTTTCTGTGGAAGAAAAAGAAATGAAGTACAAATGCTGATTTCCGGGCAGAATGGTTTTATTTGCGAAAATTGTATAGAGCAGGCACATACTATTGTAAAAGACAGTGCCTCCAAAACAGGATACGCTCCGGCAGACAGTATGGAAGAACTTAAAAAGCCGAAAGAAATCAAAGTATTTCTTGACCAATACGTGATCGGGCAGGACCAGGCGAAAAAGCAGCTGTCGATTGCCGTATACAACCATTATAAAAGATTACTTCACGCTCAGGACGAAAACCGGGAAGTGGAGCTTGAAAAATCAAATATCATCATGATAGGGGAGACAGGAACCGGTAAGACACTCCTGGCCAAAACAATCGCCAGAGAACTTAATGTTCCTTTCTGTATTGTAGATGCTACTATTCTTACGGAGGCAGGATATGTAGGGGAAGATGTTGAAAGTATTCTTTCCAGACTTCTGATGGTGGCAGATTATGATGTGGAGAAAGCTGAAAAAGGAATCGTATTCATTGATGAGATTGATAAGATCGCAAGAAAGTCAGATAACCCAAGTATTACAAGAGATGTTTCCGGAGAGGGAGTACAGCAGGGATTGCTGAAACTGTTGGAAGGAAGTATCGTAAATGTACCGCCGCAGGGAGGAAGAAAGCATCCGGATCAGAAATACATCCAGGTGAATACTCAGAATATCCTGTTTATTGCCGGAGGAGCTTTTGACGGGATCAAGGAAATCATTGAAAGAAGAATGAATAAGCAGGCGATTGGTTTCAGCTCTGAAAAAATCAATAAAACTGATGAGGATGAATATGTATTAACAAATATTAATGCTATTGACCTTCGTTCTTTCGGGCTAATTCCTGAACTTTTAGGAAGATTTCCAATCATCACTTACCTTGATAAACTCACAAAAGAAACGTTGGTAAGAATCATGAAAGAACCTAAAAATTCAATTGTGAACCAATTTGTGGAGCTTTTCAAGATGGATGGTACGGATTTGGTAATTACAGATGGTGCTATTGAAAAAATAGTTGAAGAAACGATTGAAAAAGGATTGGGAGCCAGAGGTCTGAGAGGAACCACAGAAAAGGTTTTGGAAGACTATATGTTTTCAATCGGAGAAGAGAAAGAAATTATCTTAACGGAAGATAATATTTTGATTAATAGATAA
- a CDS encoding T9SS type A sorting domain-containing protein has protein sequence MRKSLFAIGLLAVSYSVQAQNVLCHVDANATMYVSDGTLVYSGGGVQTRDNGLMEVHGNVMVVGTAADAFKTIDAGGADKTTGGNIVLKMNNPSGFTTSTYGQLYIDGLTQSNITGVVTKEYLATNNGTTSNYFQQVALPFSGKAFNSLSSELGKTFNIGRYSNPILKWDNENAVAITNLNLTPTGVTWDPSGYYMLKVSNSDWNPSAPASGNVFKINGKPYAPYSGVVTLQNAGKSNVGTSNVVFGVNGYGLNQYQERYYTYLDDSFEYTATPWAGTFGQNWYQFGNPFLTNIDLSKIGYTESATGSDGNAVKNIWGVEYNPGTIVTLPNGSTYATGNKVVTFVSTGDGVAPAVGDVDLVVVKPMQTFKIKLRNNTVQTLNFNTLRRFKSTARAAGIDYDVNAAKMTNANGKTNANSIKQLGVIGLDANGNELSRTYYVVSPDLTTGHQISPATSVQASAGVNIIGTFEESLNGGYDDNYKNSYWLYINEANENNFQGKNVKLKNFFMDKVKSYKFEIRENTELIPAGSHQLSSGIGFYYKAENGNLIEAKQGDVVPVTNEEANLYYGEPSNITLGLDKNKPSISSTLVIYNPAISNYIVRFDPKWKKADIQVYDMSGKLVISKKAVETSRDFVIELDDSVKSSYVVKIVSDKGETVNTKILK, from the coding sequence ATGAGAAAAAGTTTATTTGCTATAGGTCTTTTAGCCGTTAGCTATTCTGTTCAGGCGCAGAATGTTTTATGTCACGTAGATGCTAACGCTACTATGTATGTGAGCGACGGCACCCTAGTTTATAGTGGTGGCGGTGTACAAACAAGAGACAATGGTCTCATGGAAGTACACGGGAACGTAATGGTTGTAGGAACCGCAGCGGATGCTTTTAAAACAATTGATGCCGGTGGTGCGGATAAAACTACCGGAGGTAATATTGTTTTAAAGATGAATAATCCGTCAGGCTTTACTACTTCTACTTACGGACAACTGTACATTGACGGATTAACCCAATCCAACATTACAGGTGTTGTGACTAAAGAATACCTTGCAACAAACAACGGTACTACAAGTAATTATTTCCAGCAAGTTGCCCTTCCTTTCTCCGGTAAAGCCTTTAATTCACTATCTTCTGAATTAGGTAAGACTTTTAATATCGGAAGATACAGTAATCCAATTTTGAAATGGGATAATGAAAATGCTGTTGCCATTACTAACCTGAATCTGACTCCTACTGGGGTTACTTGGGATCCGTCAGGGTATTATATGCTGAAAGTTAGCAATAGTGACTGGAATCCAAGTGCTCCCGCTTCCGGAAATGTATTCAAAATTAACGGAAAACCATATGCACCATATTCTGGTGTTGTAACATTACAGAATGCAGGAAAGTCTAATGTAGGCACTTCTAATGTTGTGTTCGGAGTTAATGGTTATGGTTTAAACCAATACCAGGAACGTTACTACACTTATCTTGACGATTCTTTTGAATATACTGCTACCCCTTGGGCAGGAACATTTGGTCAAAACTGGTATCAATTCGGTAACCCTTTCCTTACAAATATAGATTTATCTAAGATTGGATATACTGAAAGTGCTACAGGATCTGACGGAAACGCAGTGAAAAATATCTGGGGTGTTGAATATAACCCGGGTACAATTGTTACGCTTCCAAATGGTTCTACTTACGCTACAGGAAATAAGGTTGTTACCTTCGTAAGTACAGGCGACGGAGTTGCTCCGGCTGTAGGTGATGTAGATTTGGTAGTAGTAAAACCAATGCAGACATTTAAAATCAAGTTAAGAAATAACACAGTTCAGACATTAAACTTTAATACACTAAGAAGATTTAAGTCAACAGCAAGAGCGGCAGGTATTGATTATGATGTAAATGCTGCTAAGATGACTAATGCAAATGGTAAGACTAATGCCAACAGCATAAAACAACTTGGTGTAATTGGTTTGGATGCGAACGGAAATGAACTTTCCAGAACATACTATGTGGTATCTCCGGACTTAACAACAGGTCACCAGATTTCTCCAGCAACTTCAGTTCAGGCTTCAGCAGGTGTAAATATCATCGGTACATTCGAAGAATCATTGAATGGAGGATATGATGATAACTATAAAAACAGCTACTGGTTATATATTAATGAAGCTAATGAGAATAACTTCCAGGGTAAGAATGTTAAGTTAAAGAACTTCTTCATGGATAAGGTGAAATCTTATAAATTCGAGATCAGAGAAAATACTGAGTTAATTCCGGCAGGTTCCCATCAGTTATCTTCAGGAATCGGTTTCTACTATAAAGCTGAAAACGGTAATCTTATAGAAGCTAAACAAGGAGATGTAGTACCTGTAACGAATGAGGAAGCTAACTTATATTACGGAGAACCAAGTAATATAACTCTGGGATTAGATAAGAATAAACCAAGTATTTCTAGTACACTTGTAATTTACAATCCGGCAATTTCAAATTATATTGTTAGATTTGATCCAAAATGGAAAAAAGCAGACATTCAAGTTTATGATATGAGCGGTAAACTGGTAATCTCTAAAAAAGCGGTTGAAACATCGAGAGATTTTGTAATCGAATTAGATGACTCAGTTAAAAGTTCATATGTTGTAAAAATTGTTTCTGATAAAGGAGAAACTGTTAATACTAAAATTTTAAAATAA
- the dtd gene encoding D-aminoacyl-tRNA deacylase yields the protein MKIVIQRVSEASVKVDGKIVGEIGKGLMLLVGIDENDEKPDADWLVQKVLNLRIFGDEDGKLNLSVKDISGELLCISQFTLIADYKKGNRPSFIKAAKPDKAVPLFDYFKEEMAKSGLKTESGIFGADMKVSLINDGPVTIVMDSITKS from the coding sequence ATGAAGATTGTTATACAAAGAGTCTCAGAAGCCAGCGTAAAAGTAGACGGAAAGATCGTTGGTGAAATCGGTAAAGGACTGATGCTGCTCGTAGGTATTGATGAAAATGATGAAAAACCGGATGCAGACTGGCTGGTACAAAAAGTACTGAACCTCAGAATCTTTGGCGATGAAGATGGCAAGCTTAATCTTTCTGTAAAGGATATTTCTGGAGAGCTCCTGTGCATCAGTCAGTTTACGTTAATTGCTGACTATAAAAAAGGAAACCGCCCCTCATTCATTAAGGCTGCAAAACCTGATAAAGCCGTTCCGCTGTTTGACTATTTTAAAGAAGAAATGGCTAAGTCCGGATTAAAAACCGAAAGCGGAATTTTCGGGGCTGATATGAAAGTATCCCTGATCAATGACGGGCCTGTGACCATTGTTATGGATTCTATCACAAAAAGCTGA
- the greA gene encoding transcription elongation factor GreA: MASYVTKEGLDKMKAELEQLETVERPKITQQIAEARDKGDLSENAEYDAAKEAQGMLEMRISKLKDVISTSKIIDESQLDTSKVSILTTVKLKNNATKQEQVFKLVPDNESDLKTGKISVNTPIAKGLLGKAIGETAEITLPNGNKLSFEVLDISL, encoded by the coding sequence ATGGCAAGCTATGTAACAAAGGAGGGCCTTGATAAGATGAAAGCTGAGCTGGAACAGTTGGAAACTGTAGAGAGACCAAAGATTACCCAGCAGATCGCAGAAGCAAGAGACAAAGGTGATTTGTCTGAAAATGCAGAATATGATGCGGCTAAAGAGGCTCAGGGAATGCTTGAAATGCGAATTTCCAAGCTGAAAGATGTTATTTCTACTTCTAAAATTATAGATGAAAGCCAATTAGATACTTCAAAAGTTTCTATCCTGACAACGGTGAAACTTAAAAACAATGCGACTAAACAAGAGCAGGTATTTAAATTGGTACCGGATAACGAAAGTGACCTTAAAACAGGAAAAATTTCTGTGAATACCCCAATCGCAAAAGGACTGTTAGGAAAAGCTATCGGCGAAACCGCAGAAATCACTTTACCGAACGGAAACAAACTTTCTTTTGAAGTATTAGACATTTCTCTATAG